From a single Rosa rugosa chromosome 7, drRosRugo1.1, whole genome shotgun sequence genomic region:
- the LOC133723205 gene encoding putative fasciclin-like arabinogalactan protein 20 has translation MSLAIDLAFHSITSQSPSLTVFAPADAAFSNSGHPSLNLLRYHHLPIAFPLRSLKSLSFGAKIATLLDSHSLTVTTLPSEDCLVSLNNVTVTVSPIFDDGSLIIFGTNKFLDPYFQISGPIRSYSLKNL, from the coding sequence ATGTCCCTCGCCATCGACCTCGCCTTTCACTCCATCACCTCCCAGTCGCCGTCGCTCACCGTCTTCGCTCCGGCCGACGCCGCCTTCTCCAACTCCGGCCACCCCAGTCTCAACCTCCTCCGCTACCACCACCTCCCCATCGCTTTCCCTCTCCGATCACTCAAGTCCCTCTCGTTCGGTGCCAAGATCGCCACTCTGCTCGACAGCCACTCTCTCACCGTCACCACTCTGCCGTCCGAGGACTGCCTCGTCTCGCTCAACAACGTCACCGTCACGGTGTCCCCAATTTTCGACGACGGGTCGTTGATCATCTTCGGAACCAACAAATTCTTAGACCCGTATTTCCAGATCTCGGGTCCAATTCGGAGCTATAGCCTCAAGAATCTCTGA